In a genomic window of Bemisia tabaci chromosome 1, PGI_BMITA_v3:
- the LOC109043076 gene encoding S-methyl-5'-thioadenosine phosphorylase: MKHPIKIGIIGGSGLNNPKILENAVEKDITTPYGKPSDVLIEGTIGGKPCVLLARHGRQHNINPSNVNYRANIYALKKVGCTHVIVSTATGSLKEEIVPGDLVVVDSFIDRTQHRVQTFFDGSELNPSVCHVPMEPAFCNKTRKILIETAQELGFKCHPSGTAVTIEGPRFSSRAESNLFRSWDAHLVNMTLVPEVVLAKEAGLCYAAVAMATDYDSWRDKGEKVNVASVLKIFRENVEKITTLFTAVIPKIHDANWTEEIKEAKACVLSSIMSSNKELNDIINLS; this comes from the exons ATGAAGCATCCAATCAAG ATTGGAATAATTGGTGGCTCTGGCTTGAACAATCCAAAGATTTTAGAAAATGCTGTAGAAAAAGATATTACCACTCCTTACGGGAAACCATCAGATGTTTTGATCGAGGGGACCATCGGAGGGAAACCTTGTGTTCTTCTAGCCAG GCATGGTCGTCAACACAACATAAACCCAAGTAACGTCAATTATCGAGCTAACatttatgcactgaaaaaagttggctGCACCCATGTGATTGTTTCTACTGCCACTGGTTcattaaaagaagaaattgtGCCGGGAGATCTAGTTGTTGTCGACTCATTTATTGACAG AACGCAGCAcagagtgcaaacattttttGATGGGTCAGAGTTGAACCCATCTGTGTGTCATGTCCCAATGGAGCCTGCCTTTTGCAATAAAACACGGAAGATTTTAATCGAAACCGCTCAAGAGTTGGGTTTCAAGTGCCATCCCTCCGGGACAGCTGTCACAATCGAAGGTCCGCGGTTCTCCAGTCGAGCTGAAAGCAACTTGTTCAGATCATGGGATGCTCATCTTGTCAATATGACATTGGTTCCTGAG GTAGTGTTAGCAAAAGAAGCAGGTTTGTGTTATGCAGCTGTTGCAATGGCTACCGATTATGATTCATGGCGAGACAAAGGAGAAAAAGTGAACGTTGCCAGCGTCCTCAAGATCTTCcgagaaaatgttgaaaagatCACCACATTGTTCACTGCTGTAATCCCCAAAATCCATGATGCAAATTGGACTGAAGAAATTAAGGAGGCAAAG GCCTGTGTCCTAAGCAGCATTATGTCATCGAACAAAGAACTAAACGACATCATCAATCTATCCTGA